One window of the Lepidochelys kempii isolate rLepKem1 chromosome 23, rLepKem1.hap2, whole genome shotgun sequence genome contains the following:
- the NCCRP1 gene encoding F-box only protein 50, whose amino-acid sequence MASQQLQAQTLPLSPGAQPRSWQQEVEGAWELGRRGVPLPRDPDWKALCERKPFERNLLQNPNPEGVNISEPAPHLPPNSPRVSLESLGNFSGWAISTEKLPPQEAGKKPGSEAPCFSWCVKQQQVDLLAEGLWEELLDSYQPNITVMDWYEDSRLAQTVYQLHVRLLAGDGQTPLREFHHEGPEHGASREKKNWCHVSHVFHGYGPGVRYVHFQHRTLNAETPGGLCRTRATDSSVSVQLRD is encoded by the exons ATGGcgtcccagcagctgcaggcccagaccttgcccctctcccccgggGCCCAGCCGCGGAGCTGGCAGCAGGAGGTCGAAGGGGCCTGGGAGCTGGGCCGCAGGGGGGTCCCCCTGCCCAGGGACCCCGACTGGAAAGCCCTGTGCGAACGCAAGCCCTTCGAGAGGAACCTGCTGCAGAATCCCAACCCCGAAG gtGTGAACATTTCGGAGCCAGCTCCCCACCTGCCACCCAACAGCCCCCGGGTGTCACTGGAGTCCTTGG GTAATTTCAGCGGCTGGGCCATTAGCACCGAGAAGCTGCCTCCCCAGGAGGCTGGCAAGAAGCCCGGCTCTGAGGCTCCGTGCTTCAG CTGGTGCGTGAAACAGCAGCAGGTCGACCTGCTGGCGGAGGGGCTGTGGGAAGAGCTCCTGGACTCCTACCAGCCGAACATCACTGTCATGGACTG GTACGAGGACAGCCGGCTGGCTCAGACCGTTTACCAGCTGCACGTCCGGCTGCTGGCCGGCGACGGGCAGACGCCCCTGCGGGAATTCCACCATGAGGGCCCCGAGCACGGGGCGTCCCGGGAGAAGAAGAACTGGTGCCAT GTTTCCCACGTTTTCCACGGCTACGGGCCGGGAGTGCGCTACGTCCATTTCCAGCACCGGACCTTGAACGCCGAGACCCCAGGTGGGCTCTGCCGCACCAGAGCGACGGACAGCAGCGTCTCCGTGCAGCTGCGGGActga
- the SYCN gene encoding syncollin: MATAHTRLLLPLLLASAWAQCPAPADLKNTDGSKVCSQLYVDDSPYYAQCCGGDVLQVQPGDDIPYIPLGWNDKISSLVVAPLCELNVWSRRGKEGYNRKFKSGVVYRLREIKKGLFGDWDNSISAYYCKCY; the protein is encoded by the coding sequence ATGGCCACCGCTCACACCCGGCTCCTCCTTCCTCTGCTCCTGGCCTCGGCTTGGGCCCAGTGCCCGGCCCCGGCGGATCTGAAGAACACCGACGGGAGCAAGGTCTGCTCCCAGCTGTACGTCGACGACAGCCCCTACTACGCCCAGTGCTGCGGGGGCGACGTGCTCCAGGTGCAGCCCGGCGACGACATTCCCTACATACCGCTCGGCTGGAACGACAAGATCTCGTCCCTGGTGGTGGCACCCCTGTGTGAGCTCAACGTCTGGTCCAGGAGGGGCAAGGAAGGCTACAACCGCAAGTTCAAGAGCGGGGTGGTATATCGGCTGCGGGAGATCAAGAAGGGGCTCTTCGGGGACTGGGACAACTCCATCTCCGCCTACTACTGCAAGTGCTACTga
- the LOC140902375 gene encoding interferon lambda-3-like: protein MSRTLLVSALLLVLVETFAEGAPAKNCQLSQYRSLLPQYIQAFKDFRDKYGKTIQGAVMNCSDKIFSHKLDQLPACQNLVVLEKKVDLTIRVIQNLSEPELVRSASGPLEILASIEEDLRSCVMKSNVPQANREGIGSRQFGFSGGANAQPEPGESLGGRRLVPCNERQAENSCWLPSAHQSGGPFVTRSAPTFRSS, encoded by the exons ATGAGCCGGACCCTGCTAGtctcagctctcctgctggtattggTGGAAACTTTCGCCGAAGGGGCTCCGGCAAAGAATTGCCAACTTTCCCAATACAGATCCCTTCTTCCCCAATATATCCAAGCCTTCAAGGACTTCAGGGATAAATAT GGAAAGACGATCCAGGGCGCTGTCATGAACTGCTCCGACAAGATTTTCAGCCACAAGTTGGACCAGCTGCCG GCATGTCAAAACTTGGTGGTGCTGGAGAAGAAAGTGGATCTGACCATCAGGGTCATTCAGAACCTCAGCGAGCCCGAGCTGGTCAGGAGTGCGTCCGGGCCCCTGGAGATCCTGGCGAGCATCGAGGAGGACCTGAGGAGCTGTGTGA TGAAATCCAACGTGCCGCAAGCCAACCGGGAGGGAATTGGAAGCAGGCAGTTTGGCTTTTCCGGAGGCGCAAACGCCCAGCCGGAGcctggggagtctctgggtgggAGAAGGCTGGTGCCATGCAACGAGCGGCAGGCCGAGAACAGCTGCTGGCTGCCCTCGGCACACCAGAGCGGGGGGCCGTTTGTAACTCGTTCTGCCCCGACTTTCAGATCCAGCTGA